A segment of the Aureimonas sp. SA4125 genome:
CCCGTCTCGCCCTTGCCGAAACCGTCGCCGCCGAAGCGGGAGCGCTGGCGACCCGCTTTTTCGAGGACCGCGACGCGCTGGTCGTCGAAGCCAAGGCCAGTCCGCAGGATATCGTCAGCCGCGCCGATCGCGAGGTCGAGGATCTGATCCGCGCCCGCATCCTCTCGGCCTTTCCGGAGGACGGCGTGCTGGGCGAAGAAGGCGGCATGCAGCCGGGAAAGTCGGGCTATACATGGGTCCTCGATCCGATCGACGGCACTTCGCCGTTTCTGGCCGGGCTGCCGCATTGGTGCGTGGTGATCGCCGTGCAGCAGGGAGATGAGACCGTGGTGGGCGTCATCGCGCATCCGTCGGCGGGGGAAATGTTCACGGCCCGCCGGGAGCACGGGGCGTATCTGAACGGCCAACGCCTCGGTCCTCGCCGGGACTTGCGGATCGACAACAGCCTCGTCGCGATCGGCGCCAGTCACCGCACGGCGCCTGCCCACGTCGCGGGCGTCATCGGCGCGCTGATGGAGCGGGGCGGCATCTTCTATCGCAACGGATCGGGGGCGATCATGATCGCTGCCGTCGCCGCCGGGCGCCTCGGCGGCTACTACGAGCCGCACATGAATCCCTGGGACTGCCTTGCCGGCCTGTTGATGGTGCGCGAGGCCGGTGGCCGGACACTGCCGTTCCCCGCAGGCGCCGACGGCGGCCCGGTCATGGCAACCGCTCCGGCAGTCTGGGAGCCGCTGACGACGATCGTCGCGCTTGCTCCTGCGGACAAGGAGCGTCACGGGGCCCGAACGTGAACCGGCCGTCTGCGCCATCGCCGAACTGTGGATGAAATCGATCCAGACGCTTTTCCTCTGAAACGAGGCACGCAGGGAGCTGCAGCCTTGGTCTCACTCAGATTTATTGGAGACGAGGGTCGGGACTCAGATTAAAAGCAACTCTAAAAAATCCAGGAAACCGCAGCAAACCAAGGGCAGAAAACCAAGGGCAGAAAACCACTCAAGAGTGCGGTAGGGATCGCGCTTCTGCAGACGCAGCGTTGATATTGCTCACCCGTAAGCGGATTTCTAGTCCTCTGCTATCCGCTCCGCCACGAGGCCTCACCAGGGGTGTGTCCCCCCGCGGGCGTTGCCCGAGTGCAAGAGCCTTCAGCGCCGATCGCGCCGGGCGGGGTGCAATCCCATGAGAACAGCGCCCGCGGCCCCATGAAAACAGCGCCCGCGGCCCCTTGAGAACGGCGCCCGCGGCGGTGTGGACAGCAGGAGGCCGGCGGTCTCTCAAGCCCGCGCTTCGGGCCAGGCGATGCTGCAAGATCCCCGGACAGCAAAAAGCCGCGTCACCCCAGGGCAAACGCGGCTTCGGCAATGTCGGGAGCGACAGCTGTCAGAACTGGAGGCGGCCGTTGCGGACCACGGTCTCGATGTCGCCGCGGGCAAGCCCGATGTCCTGCAGCTGACGGTCTTCCATCTGCGAGAGCAGGCTAACGGTGCGCTGATGGGAGCGGTAGTTCTTCAGGCGGGCGGCGAGGCGGGCGAACATTGGGGCGGGTGCTTTCTCAAAAGCGTTGGTTGATGACGCTGATATACTCCCTGCCTGTGCCTAGAAGAAGAGCAGATGCTGCACAGGAGTTATGCAGCGCGCGCATGGAGTGTGCAGGCGCCGCTTAGGGAAATCTTAATACGGCTGTGTTCCGGGCAGCACGACGGCATGGCCGCCTTGCGCCATTTGAGGCGTCCGATTATGGGACTCCCAACCCGACAATCAAAGGACCGGAAGCCGCCATGGATTTCGCTGCCGCTCGTATCAAGATGGTTGACAACCAGGTCCGCACCACAGACGTCACGGATGCCCGCATCCTGCGTGCCCTTCTTTCCGTTCCGCGGGAAACCTTCGTGCCCGAAGCGCGCCGGAGCCTTGCCTATATCGACGATGACCTCTCGCTCGGCGAAGGCCGCTTCCTGATGGAAGCCTCGCCGTTCGCAAGGCTCCTGCAACTTGCGGGCATCGGCGCCGGGGACCGGGTGCTCGTCATCGGATGCGGCTCGGGCTATTCCGCGGCAGTCGTGGCGCAGCTCGCGGCCGACGTGGTCGTGGTGGAGTCCAGTTCAAGCCTGGCGCAGGCGGCTCGCGACGGGCTTGCCCAATCCGCGGTATCGAACTGCACGGTGATCGAAGGTCCACTGACCGACGGCCATGCGGCTGGTGCGCCTTACGACGTCGTCTTCGTCGAAGGAGCAGTCGACGTGGTCCCCGCGGGCTTGTTCAAGCAACTGGCCGAAAGCGGGCGGCTGATCGTCGTCGAGGGACTGGGAAATGCCGGTTTTGCCGTCGCCTACCTCAACGAGGAGGGCGTGATCTCCCGTCGCACTGCGTTCAATTGCAGCGTGAAGCCGCTCCCGGGATTTGCGCAGCCGCGGGCATTTAGCTTCTGAGGTGTTTATTTCGGGTCACACTCACTTCGTCAATCGAATGCTAACGTCTGTCCAGGGCCGACCCTGAAGCGAATCTGCTCGATCAGAGCAAAGAAGGCGCAGCGTTGCGGGGGCAACAATGGGAGCCTTGCCCCGAGTCTTCGCCATGAGCGAGACCGAAGATCTGGAGTGTGTTGAGTGACTTACAAGTTCTGGATCAGCGCAGCGATGACGGCGGGACTTCTGGCGGGCGGCGTTGCCGATGCCGCTGCCGAATCCCTGAACGGCGCTCTGGCGCGAGCCTACCGAAACAATCAGAGCC
Coding sequences within it:
- a CDS encoding protein-L-isoaspartate O-methyltransferase is translated as MDFAAARIKMVDNQVRTTDVTDARILRALLSVPRETFVPEARRSLAYIDDDLSLGEGRFLMEASPFARLLQLAGIGAGDRVLVIGCGSGYSAAVVAQLAADVVVVESSSSLAQAARDGLAQSAVSNCTVIEGPLTDGHAAGAPYDVVFVEGAVDVVPAGLFKQLAESGRLIVVEGLGNAGFAVAYLNEEGVISRRTAFNCSVKPLPGFAQPRAFSF
- a CDS encoding inositol monophosphatase family protein, which encodes MTDPVAARLALAETVAAEAGALATRFFEDRDALVVEAKASPQDIVSRADREVEDLIRARILSAFPEDGVLGEEGGMQPGKSGYTWVLDPIDGTSPFLAGLPHWCVVIAVQQGDETVVGVIAHPSAGEMFTARREHGAYLNGQRLGPRRDLRIDNSLVAIGASHRTAPAHVAGVIGALMERGGIFYRNGSGAIMIAAVAAGRLGGYYEPHMNPWDCLAGLLMVREAGGRTLPFPAGADGGPVMATAPAVWEPLTTIVALAPADKERHGART
- a CDS encoding DUF1127 domain-containing protein, which produces MFARLAARLKNYRSHQRTVSLLSQMEDRQLQDIGLARGDIETVVRNGRLQF